The following are encoded in a window of Castanea sativa cultivar Marrone di Chiusa Pesio chromosome 5, ASM4071231v1 genomic DNA:
- the LOC142636218 gene encoding pentatricopeptide repeat-containing protein At3g26782, mitochondrial-like isoform X2 — protein MRICVKKLAALNPPRCQLRFVFYHAEAQTKFLLQPIEPDTCVSLIKQCRTFRSLQSVHTSMLKSHLQLNLYFSTNLIAQYASLGSMSHAYTLFSTFQSNDVFLWNVMIQGFVDNGLYYRSMLLYRQMRELGIQPDNFTFPFVLKACGCVKDVKFGVIVHGNVMEFGYVSDAYVGNSLISMYGKCECLDTSRLVFDKMPQKNIVSWSSMIGAYAQNGHYEEGVSLFSQMLGEGIRPNRAVILNVMACVNRGNEADDICRVVIDNGLDFDRSVQNAAMVMYARCGRIDIARRFFDGILEKDLVSWASMIEAYAQADLPLEALKLFKQMILQRILLDSVTLLSVVCACSNLASFQHARCVHGIITRRFYKNQIALETSLIDLYVKCGSLVYARKYFDKMQERNIVSWSTLISGYGIHGNGREALYLFDQMKASIKPDHVAFLSVLSACSRGGLIVEGWECFNSMSRDFQVTPRPEHYACMVDLLGRAGRLNEARDFIERMPTRPDAGVWGALLGACRIHGNVELAEVAAKYLFELDANNPGRYVLLSNIYSSSGKRNDSDRVRALMKRRGVRKIAGHTIIEIENKVYTFVAGDQSNPQTNLIYTELEKMINRIREVGYVPDLNFVLHDVEEEMKEKMLNVHSEKLAIVFGLLNTRPDSIIRIKKNLRVCGDCHTATKFISKVTEREIIVRDAHRFHHFKEGACSCGDYW, from the coding sequence AAGCTAGCTGCATTGAATCCTCCACGCTGTCAGTTACGTTTTGTCTTCTACCATGCAGAAGCACAAACCAAGTTCCTTCTCCAACCAATTGAGCCGGACACGTGTGTCTCATTGATCAAGCAATGCAGGACCTTTCGATCTTTGCAATCTGTCCACACTTCCATGCTCAAATCACATCTTCAACTAAACCTCTATTTTTCAACCAACCTCATTGCCCAATATGCCTCTCTAGGATCCATGTCTCATGCCTACACCCTTTTCTCAACCTTCCAATCCAATGATGTCTTCCTTTGGAATGTAATGATCCAAGGCTTTGTTGACAATGGCCTATATTACCGTTCCATGCTTCTATACAGGCAAATGCGAGAACTGGGAATTCAACCTGACAATTTTACTTTTCCTTTTGTTCTCAAGGCTTGTGGATGTGTTAAGGATGTCAAATTTGGGGTTATAGTTCATGGCAACGTGATGGAATTTGGCTATGTATCAGATGCTTATGTTGGTAATTCACTCATTTCCATGTATGGTAAGTGTGAGTGTCTTGATACTTCTCGGCTAGTTTTTGACAAAATGCCCCAAAAAAATATAGTCTCTTGGAGTTCAATGATTGGTGCATATGCACAAAATGGGCATTATGAAGAAGGAGTGTCGCTGTTCTCGCAGATGTTGGGCGAAGGAATCAGACCAAACAGGGCTGTTATATTAAATGTTATGGCATGTGTAAATAGAGGAAATGAGGCTGATGATATATGTAGAGTTGTGATAGATAATGGACTTGATTTTGATCGATCTGTCCAAAATGCAGCAATGGTAATGTATGCACGATGTGGGAGAATTGACATTGCTCGAAGATTCTTTGATGGAATCCTTGAGAAGGATTTGGTGTCTTGGGCATCCATGATTGAAGCTTATGCTCAAGCTGATTTACCTCTTGAAGCCTTAAAGCTCTTTAAACAGATGATATTACAAAGAATTTTACTTGATTCGGTGACCCTTTTGAGTGTGGTTTGTGCTTGTTCAAATTTGGCATCTTTCCAGCATGCACGCTGCGTTCATGGGATCATTACTCGTAGATTTTACAAAAACCAAATAGCTCTTGAAACTTCTCTAATTGATCTCTATGTAAAATGTGGAAGTTTGGTATATgctagaaaatattttgataagATGCAGGAAAGAAATATAGTCTCATGGAGTACATTAATATCAGGATATGGAATACATGGCAATGGTAGAGAAGCGCTCTACCTATTTGATCAGATGAAGGCCTCAATAAAGCCAGACCATGTTGCATTTTTATCGGTCTTGTCTGCCTGCAGTCGTGGTGGATTGATTGTTGAAGGATGGGAATGCTTCAATTCCATGAGTAGAGATTTTCAGGTTACACCAAGACCTGAACATTATGCATGTATGGTTGACCTCTTGGGTCGAGCTGGTCGACTAAATGAAGCCCGTGATTTTATTGAGAGAATGCCTACTAGGCCAGATGCTGGTGTTTGGGGAGCCTTGCTTGGGGCATGTAGAATTCATGGAAATGTAGAACTAGCTGAAGTTGCtgcaaaatatttatttgagtTAGATGCAAATAACCCTGGTCGGTATGTTCTCTTGTCCAATATTTACTCATCATCAGGCAAAAGAAATGATTCTGATAGGGTTAGAGCTCTAATGAAACGAAGAGGGGTGAGGAAAATTGCTGGCCATACAATTATAGAGATTGAAAACAAGGTCTATACTTTTGTGGCTGGGGATCAGTCAAACCCCCAAACTAATTTGATCTATACAGAGTTGGAGAAGATGATAAATAGAATTCGAGAAGTTGGGTACGTGCCTGATCTGAACTTTGTATTGCATGATGTGGAGGAAGAGATGAAGGAGAAGATGTTAAATGTGCATAGTGAGAAGCTGGCAATTGTTTTTGGGCTATTAAATACAAGACCTGATAGTATCATTAGAATAAAGAAGAATCTTAGAGTTTGTGGGGATTGTCATACGGCTACCAAGTTTATCTCTAAGGTCACAGAAAGGGAAATCATCGTTAGAGATGCTCATCGATTTCACCATTTTAAGGAAGGAGCATGCTCTTGTGGAGATTATTGGTGA
- the LOC142636218 gene encoding pentatricopeptide repeat-containing protein At3g26782, mitochondrial-like isoform X1 has protein sequence MQTALLYSSPPTKHKFFVAEESLKIADMDTATFTDTGRGCFGGNIADFVHRPLFPELYMRICVKKLAALNPPRCQLRFVFYHAEAQTKFLLQPIEPDTCVSLIKQCRTFRSLQSVHTSMLKSHLQLNLYFSTNLIAQYASLGSMSHAYTLFSTFQSNDVFLWNVMIQGFVDNGLYYRSMLLYRQMRELGIQPDNFTFPFVLKACGCVKDVKFGVIVHGNVMEFGYVSDAYVGNSLISMYGKCECLDTSRLVFDKMPQKNIVSWSSMIGAYAQNGHYEEGVSLFSQMLGEGIRPNRAVILNVMACVNRGNEADDICRVVIDNGLDFDRSVQNAAMVMYARCGRIDIARRFFDGILEKDLVSWASMIEAYAQADLPLEALKLFKQMILQRILLDSVTLLSVVCACSNLASFQHARCVHGIITRRFYKNQIALETSLIDLYVKCGSLVYARKYFDKMQERNIVSWSTLISGYGIHGNGREALYLFDQMKASIKPDHVAFLSVLSACSRGGLIVEGWECFNSMSRDFQVTPRPEHYACMVDLLGRAGRLNEARDFIERMPTRPDAGVWGALLGACRIHGNVELAEVAAKYLFELDANNPGRYVLLSNIYSSSGKRNDSDRVRALMKRRGVRKIAGHTIIEIENKVYTFVAGDQSNPQTNLIYTELEKMINRIREVGYVPDLNFVLHDVEEEMKEKMLNVHSEKLAIVFGLLNTRPDSIIRIKKNLRVCGDCHTATKFISKVTEREIIVRDAHRFHHFKEGACSCGDYW, from the coding sequence AAGCTAGCTGCATTGAATCCTCCACGCTGTCAGTTACGTTTTGTCTTCTACCATGCAGAAGCACAAACCAAGTTCCTTCTCCAACCAATTGAGCCGGACACGTGTGTCTCATTGATCAAGCAATGCAGGACCTTTCGATCTTTGCAATCTGTCCACACTTCCATGCTCAAATCACATCTTCAACTAAACCTCTATTTTTCAACCAACCTCATTGCCCAATATGCCTCTCTAGGATCCATGTCTCATGCCTACACCCTTTTCTCAACCTTCCAATCCAATGATGTCTTCCTTTGGAATGTAATGATCCAAGGCTTTGTTGACAATGGCCTATATTACCGTTCCATGCTTCTATACAGGCAAATGCGAGAACTGGGAATTCAACCTGACAATTTTACTTTTCCTTTTGTTCTCAAGGCTTGTGGATGTGTTAAGGATGTCAAATTTGGGGTTATAGTTCATGGCAACGTGATGGAATTTGGCTATGTATCAGATGCTTATGTTGGTAATTCACTCATTTCCATGTATGGTAAGTGTGAGTGTCTTGATACTTCTCGGCTAGTTTTTGACAAAATGCCCCAAAAAAATATAGTCTCTTGGAGTTCAATGATTGGTGCATATGCACAAAATGGGCATTATGAAGAAGGAGTGTCGCTGTTCTCGCAGATGTTGGGCGAAGGAATCAGACCAAACAGGGCTGTTATATTAAATGTTATGGCATGTGTAAATAGAGGAAATGAGGCTGATGATATATGTAGAGTTGTGATAGATAATGGACTTGATTTTGATCGATCTGTCCAAAATGCAGCAATGGTAATGTATGCACGATGTGGGAGAATTGACATTGCTCGAAGATTCTTTGATGGAATCCTTGAGAAGGATTTGGTGTCTTGGGCATCCATGATTGAAGCTTATGCTCAAGCTGATTTACCTCTTGAAGCCTTAAAGCTCTTTAAACAGATGATATTACAAAGAATTTTACTTGATTCGGTGACCCTTTTGAGTGTGGTTTGTGCTTGTTCAAATTTGGCATCTTTCCAGCATGCACGCTGCGTTCATGGGATCATTACTCGTAGATTTTACAAAAACCAAATAGCTCTTGAAACTTCTCTAATTGATCTCTATGTAAAATGTGGAAGTTTGGTATATgctagaaaatattttgataagATGCAGGAAAGAAATATAGTCTCATGGAGTACATTAATATCAGGATATGGAATACATGGCAATGGTAGAGAAGCGCTCTACCTATTTGATCAGATGAAGGCCTCAATAAAGCCAGACCATGTTGCATTTTTATCGGTCTTGTCTGCCTGCAGTCGTGGTGGATTGATTGTTGAAGGATGGGAATGCTTCAATTCCATGAGTAGAGATTTTCAGGTTACACCAAGACCTGAACATTATGCATGTATGGTTGACCTCTTGGGTCGAGCTGGTCGACTAAATGAAGCCCGTGATTTTATTGAGAGAATGCCTACTAGGCCAGATGCTGGTGTTTGGGGAGCCTTGCTTGGGGCATGTAGAATTCATGGAAATGTAGAACTAGCTGAAGTTGCtgcaaaatatttatttgagtTAGATGCAAATAACCCTGGTCGGTATGTTCTCTTGTCCAATATTTACTCATCATCAGGCAAAAGAAATGATTCTGATAGGGTTAGAGCTCTAATGAAACGAAGAGGGGTGAGGAAAATTGCTGGCCATACAATTATAGAGATTGAAAACAAGGTCTATACTTTTGTGGCTGGGGATCAGTCAAACCCCCAAACTAATTTGATCTATACAGAGTTGGAGAAGATGATAAATAGAATTCGAGAAGTTGGGTACGTGCCTGATCTGAACTTTGTATTGCATGATGTGGAGGAAGAGATGAAGGAGAAGATGTTAAATGTGCATAGTGAGAAGCTGGCAATTGTTTTTGGGCTATTAAATACAAGACCTGATAGTATCATTAGAATAAAGAAGAATCTTAGAGTTTGTGGGGATTGTCATACGGCTACCAAGTTTATCTCTAAGGTCACAGAAAGGGAAATCATCGTTAGAGATGCTCATCGATTTCACCATTTTAAGGAAGGAGCATGCTCTTGTGGAGATTATTGGTGA